AGTCCCCAGTCTTGCATAGCAAGTCAAAAGTTGAACTTGTCCTATAATAACAAGACAAACTCCTTAGGTTtcggggggggggtgaatttttTCTACTGTAAAATTTTACGGGTGTAGGATTGGTGAGATTGGTGAAACTGAGATTTCCATCATGAAAGTTTGAAGGAGCCAATTAGAATAGAGCATGAATTATTCACGAGACCAAGAAAGATTAACTGAATGTCAAGAAagtgttttcaaaaattatatttggtttttaatgaaatattttttatgactttatgtcacaatttatttcattcaaatctAAAATAAGGAGGCCACAGACAAACACTGAAAAAGTGGTCACATGATCATGCAttataagatatatttataGGTATGGTGTAATAGTATAGGGCATGTTTTACTGCATGGAGTATCTTGCCTTAGCATCTATTACTAGTCTATGGTAAATCAGTGGTTCCTTATAAGAACTTTACATGAAGGGTAATTATCAATAGGGACAAATGCAATTATAGGTTACTGATTATAATGGTATATGGTTTATGGGTGGGGCTGTAAGGTAATATAAGTTGATTATTGTTGTTTCACCCCGAAAGTCAAGTTGCTCCTTAAATgaacaattcaaaaataattcaCTCCTAAATACATTTCATAGGCATCCAAATGCTACATGATCTTTTGATACTTTTCACCAGCATCCCAAACTTGGGGTAgggatacatgtattaggtaAAGCTGAAGttttaatcaatacaattttaACACCAGTGCCCCAGCTGCAATAGTGTACCCctttctgattaaaaaaaaagaaatgctaCATTAATAGCTATGATAGGGTCATAATAATTGAGGTTAATTGTAATAACTTTTTATGCCATAACTTAAATCTTTGTAGTTTTGTCTAGGATAATTTTTTCTAATGGGAAGTCAAAGATAATTCTTTATTTAACTTCtaaatacaataatttttattgttcatgcattcaCACAAAATGTAGTTGTGTATATTATTATGACTATATATAGAAGGAGGAAATGAATAATAAAGTGAGCCAGTTTTAAGCTTAAACATCCCTTTTTTCATAGCATTCACATATACTTTTATCATAAGAATCCAAGTCTATCTTCCActccaaatgaaaaaaaggtaaaattgtATCTAAAATCTAAACAGAATATACATTTGATCTATATTAATTACAGGTACACTAAATAACAATTGAAAGCTGGCAAACTAAATTGACCCCAAGCCCTGGTTCATTTAGTCAAAGTGAAAGTACACGTACGCTGTCACCCAGTGGTCCGCATGTAATCTTAAATTATTATCACAAGGGGACAATCAAACGCACGTTCATTGAATGAACGTGACGGTCTCTATCTCAAACTGTACACAGGTAAATGCGGTCTGACCCACTTTGGTTGTCAACATGTGATCGAATGCAACAATATTAGGAACTTTTTCACGCACGAGAGATAGGCTATGGAATCGTCTGCTAAAGCGCAACAAACCAAAATTGTCACTCAGAAATTCCCAGTTCTTTGGCATTTCGTGTAAATAGTAATAGCTCTAGCGGCATCTAAACTCCTGCAACAATCCTTAGTAAATTGAAAATCGACTGCAAAAAATCGATTCAATGGCATACGCGCACgcgtaaataaaaatattgtacaatattaTCACTGACATTTTTAACTTACCATTCAGTTGGCTTGgctgttgttgttttcttttcgAAATTTTTGGCATTTTCTCGGCTTCATTGATAAGCGGGTGCGTGGATATGTCGAAATTAAAGTTTACGCACGAACGGCTCTTCCACCTTACAACTTCGCTTCATAGTCGTCTATCTAACTAACCTAATGCATGCTGGGACTGACCTCTGGCACGTGTGCACGAAACCGGAACTTACATGATCGTCAGTGTACGATTTGATAGGTAAGGGAAACTTACCATTTCCGAGTGTTGATTTCGTACACGTGTGGAACGGGGGGAAACGATTGATGAAACACTGAAAGTCTGATGGAGAAAGAGAACACTGAAACTGTTATAGGGCATGTATTCACATCCATTAAAGCAATAACATAAAATTACTTACAATGAGAAACATCCTATTTAGTTGCATCATATATTCCGAATTTGTTCAGATATTTAGATGGTTTCATTCTTAGGACAGGTGTTTGTTTATTATCTTTGTTTGGatttattctattatatttAGACAAACATGTTGATTTAACTGAACTGTGTATATATATCTAACAGTACATAAATTATGcttacaatttttacaattatttgaaaataatttcagaATAAAAAGATTTAGATTTCTATAAGTACTGTTTTTAGAAATTACAATAATCTCATTATTTGATAGCAGATTAATATTTAGCATGATAAGTTGGGTTTTATTTATGTTGAAAGTTTTAATTGAATTAGTCCTGATGGACAGCCATTGTCAAAGAAAGCTCTGAAGAAACTTCAGAAAGATGCAGAGAAAGCAGCCAAAAAAGCAGAGTACAAAGCGGCGAATAAGCCCGCCCAGCAGGTAAACGGGAGTCCATATATCTTATAGATATCCATTAATTAGCACAGGCAATATCCTTACCtggaatatttttcttattatgATGCAATTTGGTATGAATCTAAAGTTGCCCATGTGTTGCATCATTCATATGTAAGAATGTGAAAATAACTTATTAAAGTTTTAAGTATCACATTTTAGAATATTCTGCAAGGAAACAGTTGATATCGAAACTATCGCtgtactgaagaaaaaaaattgtaaattattcaaattgtGGAATATCTTTTTTGACATGTTTGAAATTATTGGAAATGTGAGTGCTTCTTAAGTATATTTTTAGTTATACAGGTCAGTAAGgaaaccaaatacatgtactagtatatattttacagattatgaatttaataaacaattttttgtaaCATCAGGAGGCTGTTGAAACAGAGGATGTGTCAAAGGGAAAGTATGGTAACATGCCAATGATACAGTCTGCTTCAAAACCAGATGTCGAGTTTGTGGAGTTGAAAGATCTTACCACGAACTTGGCAGATGAGAAAGTCTGGGTCAGAGCCCGCTTACAGACCAGCAGAGCAAAAGGTTGGTTTGAAATTAATCAGTAATTGTAAACTTTACagcaagacatggctaaacagaGGGCCAGGGAAAAGCAATTTTCATTTgttacaaactacatgtatgtcatgtctgattatattattttattctatgCTGAAATCAAAGACCACAAAAACACTATTTCggttaatctgataatttttctctGACAAATTGACTATCAGTTTAAGTGAAACCCTCTGTACATTAAAATGTGGGGAATGAAAGTCATGTCAATGTAAGCATGAATTCGTATTAAGTGTGTTCGTTGTAAGCTGGTTTTACTGTTATAATTTAgcgacaaaattagttttacataccgtatttcacggaatttaggtcgatacggtttattgggcgaaggaggccgtttttagccataatataaaaaaaagtataaataggtcgacttcgaagaattggtcgaaaaattaccgctagttctaatgaataaatggtttaaaccaataacgttatcatatagtagccttttatcttatttcacagttttaaacaaaagggaaataaaatgtatttcttgaaaacatcgtaagaaaatgtctgaaattgcgtcaaaattttcaaaccaaataaTTCAGTACAGccggttttaatttaagatcgttttttattacttccctGCCATGTGTACAAACTGGTGTTAACCGGGGGATAGTTACCTAGCCTGGAGGCATGACTACGGTAGCACATGCCACCCTGTGTCTCTATGtgactttttactgtgtatatacacacgagtcAACCTCTGATCTTATTGAAGCCTGGAGGCATGAGTAGCACGTGCCGAgagttcaactgtgtataaacaaagtcaGCGCTACCTagactgatttcagagacacctggctaaaatttcatcgaaagttttatgttgaatatacagaaaaaaaacttgttcatgtattctattatgaaaacaaattgttttttttttatttctacccgACGATATTTCCCCCGTAATTACCCTTTGTacggttctcattttacttttaccacgcgaaatcgatttcctgtttatcgtaagcacacgatcaaaatgcatgacagcatttaatgattcagtcagtgatctaagtaagaaatgtaagaagaaataaatctatttacatttaattttgtttaaatgataaaatacttcagtatattgattaaaatccatacgatttttacacagaaattcaagcagtattatagtaaacactcatgattttattgaagtgttgcataaatttttgcaaaattccaaccaaaaaaaacaaaaaaacataaattgggcGAAGCGATGAATAGGGCGAGGTCCACATGTCAGGggaaaaaagtatcgacctaaattccgtgaaatacggtagtttaatattttgaatttaaatgagttatgcaaaactaatttaatattattttttgctCTGATGTTACAGTAGCTATTGATTTTTTGCCTTTGCAGGAAAGCAGTGTTTTTTTGTGTTACGACAGCAAAAATGGACAGTTCAGGCTTTAGCGTCTGTTGGGAAAGAAACTAGCAAGCAAATGATTAAGTTTATTGCAAGGTAAATAAAACCCgaacaattatgtttataaGCTCACAGCACAGCCAAACTTCAAAATCTGCATTTAAAACATTACGTTATTGTATACTTTTtagttttatagatattctGATTTAAGCTTATTTGACTGTAGAGtgtgctaaaaaaaattacattctaGTACATgggagaaaataaaaattactgtTAAAGCTGTACACTGCTTGTAAATAGGCACCATCtcacagatacctggtatataaaccttTTGATTTCGTTGCACCAAATTCACACCTGAAATTCGTGGCTGAcggtagtattcctttcgtggtctttggaatttatgcattttattcttatttttgtgcatattctgtttgtaaattaCATTTTGACCAGTTTaattgatgttagtattctcctgtcttgaaaaaagtgcgtaaaacttGATAAATTTCATCACGACCGAGTAACACAGCAATCAAGATGTAcatccacacaggtgagacctccaCAGCAAAATACTTTAAACTGCTAAGAGGTCTCCAgcttatataggggttgtagggaTAACGGTAGTGAGAGAGAAATATGGcagacagtgcctatttacgagcggtgttcagctttaatataAATGTACGTGTGTATAAATTAATGCTTCCAAAATCTTGTACACAATTTTTCTCTTGAACTGATTAGTGTAAACATTAAAAGCACATATTAAGTCAAGTTTTTATCACTATTCAGCATTTCCTTGAATCAGTGAAAAAGAATCAGAAGAAAGGCAATAAATAGTGTGATGCTGTATTACATGTGATTCATTTACAGTAACCACTCACCTATTATCTTTTAGATttacatcttttaaatttttatttcatgcagtATAAACAAGGAGTCAATAGTTGATGTGGAGGGCTTTGTGCGGAAAGTGGATCAGCGGGTGGAATCATGTACACAGCAAGATGTGGAACTGCATTGTCAACAGGTAAACGCATCACAATCAGTAATAGTTTATGGAGGTTTTATGATTTAATACTTAATCTTTCAAGACAACAAAAATTTTGTGAAGTGAAATTATAAAGTAAGGAATGATCTTGGAGAAAGAGTTTTTGATTAACTAGTAATAAGGATGCGTGTTGATTTCCAGGTGTGGATGGTGAGTTCGGCTGAGCCACAGCTGCCCCTGCTGATTGAGGATGCCTCTCGACCAGAGACTGACACCGTGAGTTTATGAattagaatttctttttcatggTATATTTTCATAGTACATGTTTTTATCAATGCTTGTCCAGGAacttttaaattgatttcagTTCTATAACCatttaacataacatttttCTTCCCTCcaaaacttatatttttcagatacatgtactatcagacgttttttaaattttattttcgatGTAAAACAGCTTTTTAGAGTGAAAAAATAACTATATGGATCCTCCAGAACTGAGCATTACATATCACTGATATGGTCTAAGTTTTTACTTTTCTTGGTACCTGGATTAAAGCTGGATACTGAATATTCATTCCTTTATCTGATTGTTGCAGAGTATGGCAAAGGTCAATCAAGATACACGACTTGACAATCGAATTCTGGATCTGCGGACAACAACCAATCAGGCGATATTTAGAATCACGGCAGGAGTATGCAGATTTTTTAGAGAACATTTAGACCGCCAGGGATTCATAGAAATTCATTCACCAAAGATTATTTCAGGTAATTTTGTTGGAAACAATTTTTTGCCAAAACTACAAAGACTATtgaattcatttgaaaaagcCGACACAAACATAGAACAGAAACCAGCGTGGtacatttttaaacatcttttgttttgattgacAGCTGCCTCGGAAGGTGGAGCCAATGTGTTCACAGTGTCCTACTTTAAGAACAGCGCTTTCCTCGCTCAATCTCCACAGCTTTACAAGCAGATGTGTATATGTTCTGACTTTGACAAAGTCTACACAGTAGGTGCAGGTAATGTatcattaaattgaatttttgtatttaaagatttttttatgccccccttcaaAGAACattttccgttcattttcttcgcagaggttgcacatactgaaatgaaattttgtgtacaggtttattataataatatctaggtcaagtttgatttggTTGCGACTGAGCAATTCTCAACAGATGTATTGCACTTGGACTTAGAAAAGTTCCAATACCTTGCAATTTCCgatcattttctttgcagaggttgcctatactgaaatgaaattttgtgtacaggtttattataatattttctaGGTCAATTacattttgggtatgatagagaaATATTCAACAGAATTATACAGTTACCCCTTGTCTCAGAAAAATTCCAATATATTGCAGTTTcagttcattttcttttctttcaagtgacatgatattgtttaaataaagaacATTCAGCTGTAAAGATAATCGTGTTATTCTGTTCGGTGAGGATTTAACCTCACTATAGAGAAGTCACCAGCTCTCTTGAATGGTTTATAATAAATCATGGCAAGGGCAACAATTAACTTTACTTCTAAAATTTAAACTGTCAAAGTTTACGTTAGTTTATTAAAGAAGAAGTCAGTGTAAATGTGATTTGCAAGAACCTTCCTTTTCTTGTAGTGTTTAGGGCAGAAGATTCCAACACCCACAGACACTTGACAGAGTTTGTGGGGCTAGATCTGGAGATGTCCTTCAAATTTCACTACCATGAAGTGCTGAAGGTCATCGGAGACATGttcatcaatattttcaaaGGTCTCAGAGACAAGTAAGTCCTGAAGTTAAATCAGTTTCATTGTCTTTTGAGTTCGTTGTGTTCCCATAGCCCCCTTTAATATCAATCTCAATTTTATAGATGGAAAAGTAAGATCAAAGTTTTATTGCTACAGAGCGTGGAATTCTAATTTTTTGTCATATTGATATCACTGTCTTCTTTTCAAATTGCCATCTATTTTCATCAATGTATACATTGCTTGTTTACAGCTTTCAGGAGGAAATAGAAACAGTCAACAGGCAATATCCTTCAGAGCCCTTCAAATTTCTAGAGCCAAGGTGAGTACCTAGCTAACTTAGtaatctgatacatgtatatatatgattatatacattttatgatttttatctataaCTGATATAATGCATAAACTTCATGAACTTGTGTGTAGTAATGAGTTCCTGATTTTAGTTTGGTCCTGGAGTACCCAGAAGCTGTGAAGATGTTGAGAGAGAATGGGGTGGAGATGGGGGATGAGGACGATTTGAGTACACCGGCTGAGAAACTTCTGGGTCGATTGGTCAAAGCCAAGGTTAGTGATCCTCTACTTATTGAGATGTGAGTCTATTACAGTACCCAAGTATTTGAGAAATaggttttgttttcatttttaacttttaatatataaattacagTACTCTGTTTTCTCTACAGCATTTTGCAGTTATCTGTTTTTCTGTTGTAGTATGACACAGACTTTTACATCCTAGACAAGTTTCCGCTGGCTGTCCGCCCATTCTATACCATGCCAGACCCCCAAAACCCAGTATGTTCAATGATATTCTCAAGCAAAGCTTTATGTTAATGAATCAAGGTACTAGTGTATGATTCACTGCTCACTAAAACAATGCATTTCTAATCTTGAAGAAATACTCCAATTCTTATGACATGTTCATGAGAGGAGAGGAAATCTTGTCTGGTGCCCAGAGAATCCACGACCCAGTTTACTTAACAGAACGAGCCAAGGAACACGGCATTGGTATGTTCATCAGGCTATAACCCTCTATCAGATCCAGTTTCAATACAAATATTTGCTCTCCTTGTTTCTGTGGTAAACAATGGATAAGAGTTGCTTGTACCTCTCTGCtggtttcaaattatttttgtgcATTTTAACAGGTCTGGAAATTATCAAGTGTTTTTGTGGTAAATGTTATACAGAGTTACCTACATGTATCTGCTAATTTCAGAttaatttgtgtgtgtgttttaacAGGTCTGGAGAGTATCAAGGCCTACATAGATTCCTTTAAGTATGGCGCCCCGCCTCATGCTGGTGGCGGTATTGGTGAGCCGACTCAAAATACTAAATActactttttcaaaaacaatctAGCATGTAAAGTGtgctacatgtaaaatgtattatGTGCAAAGTGCATTGCATGTTTATATGCtgttcattgttaaaaataaaacttgtacTGACAAATATGTCATCTTCCAACATGAAGTTTGAGTTGGTAGTTTAgataaattttaacattatttttaatattttcatttccaggCATGGAAAGAGTGACTATGTTATATCTAGGCCTTGACAATATCAGAAAGACATCTTTATTCCCAAGGGACCCAAAACGCTTGACTCCTTAAAGACATCAGAATATAGGAATGCTGCAATACAATATAAGACTTCTCTTAAACTATAAAATATCAAGTCAACTGTGTTGTTATAAGTATAGGTACTGATTATATGTCTCAATTTGTCTACATTGGGTCTCTTAATGTTTCATTGTcagggaaaatgtttttaaaaattcaattagaattaaaatataGTAAATTTATATTCCAAAACATGTTAAAAGTTCATAGTGATATAGATAATTGTACCATGTTGAAACTGTGAGGAAAAGTGgcaaaaaattgtgtttttgttttaagtgtATTTATTCCTTTGATTTGCAAGCTGTACTGAGTATATGCTgtcatgtatattgaaaatcagATAGaataaaatctttgaaaatgtcTGGATTTTTCTACTGTAACATGTTGCTTcaaatttttctgatttattaTTCATGATGgcaatttgaagtttttttttgacaatttaatatttcagacattaaatataaattgttatgAACC
This genomic window from Magallana gigas chromosome 5, xbMagGiga1.1, whole genome shotgun sequence contains:
- the LOC105318483 gene encoding aspartate--tRNA ligase, cytoplasmic isoform X2, yielding MIVSVRFDSPDGQPLSKKALKKLQKDAEKAAKKAEYKAANKPAQQEAVETEDVSKGKYGNMPMIQSASKPDVEFVELKDLTTNLADEKVWVRARLQTSRAKGKQCFFVLRQQKWTVQALASVGKETSKQMIKFIASINKESIVDVEGFVRKVDQRVESCTQQDVELHCQQVWMVSSAEPQLPLLIEDASRPETDTSMAKVNQDTRLDNRILDLRTTTNQAIFRITAGVCRFFREHLDRQGFIEIHSPKIISAASEGGANVFTVSYFKNSAFLAQSPQLYKQMCICSDFDKVYTVGAVFRAEDSNTHRHLTEFVGLDLEMSFKFHYHEVLKVIGDMFINIFKGLRDNFQEEIETVNRQYPSEPFKFLEPSLVLEYPEAVKMLRENGVEMGDEDDLSTPAEKLLGRLVKAKYDTDFYILDKFPLAVRPFYTMPDPQNPKYSNSYDMFMRGEEILSGAQRIHDPVYLTERAKEHGIGLESIKAYIDSFKYGAPPHAGGGIGMERVTMLYLGLDNIRKTSLFPRDPKRLTP
- the LOC105318483 gene encoding aspartate--tRNA ligase, cytoplasmic isoform X1, which codes for MEKENTETVIGPDGQPLSKKALKKLQKDAEKAAKKAEYKAANKPAQQEAVETEDVSKGKYGNMPMIQSASKPDVEFVELKDLTTNLADEKVWVRARLQTSRAKGKQCFFVLRQQKWTVQALASVGKETSKQMIKFIASINKESIVDVEGFVRKVDQRVESCTQQDVELHCQQVWMVSSAEPQLPLLIEDASRPETDTSMAKVNQDTRLDNRILDLRTTTNQAIFRITAGVCRFFREHLDRQGFIEIHSPKIISAASEGGANVFTVSYFKNSAFLAQSPQLYKQMCICSDFDKVYTVGAVFRAEDSNTHRHLTEFVGLDLEMSFKFHYHEVLKVIGDMFINIFKGLRDNFQEEIETVNRQYPSEPFKFLEPSLVLEYPEAVKMLRENGVEMGDEDDLSTPAEKLLGRLVKAKYDTDFYILDKFPLAVRPFYTMPDPQNPKYSNSYDMFMRGEEILSGAQRIHDPVYLTERAKEHGIGLESIKAYIDSFKYGAPPHAGGGIGMERVTMLYLGLDNIRKTSLFPRDPKRLTP